From one Magnolia sinica isolate HGM2019 chromosome 18, MsV1, whole genome shotgun sequence genomic stretch:
- the LOC131233028 gene encoding transcriptional regulator SUPERMAN-like: protein MAGDLSLLSLTQLHELAQQHPNPGLTPGSWMWNARRPTPDDNDSWEVRAFAEDTGNIMGTTWPPQSYTCTFCRREFRSAQALGGHMNVHRRDRARLRQSPPVPDPSSSSSSSSPFIFPTQEFVASGGLCLFYPFPTPGAVFTPTPANGCLESPSTQLSIAPCAPSMTNNATSSSSPSFSYPSKVESKVPINNNSNDSTITNNNSDNNSKSKNYSNNNTHNDPVPVIEELDLELRLGQRPPRH, encoded by the coding sequence ATGGCTGGAGATCTAAGTCTGCTTTCCTTGACCCAACTCCACGAACTGGCTCAACAACACCCCAACCCTGGTTTGACCCCCGGTTCCTGGATGTGGAATGCCCGACGGCCCACCCCAGACGACAATGACTCATGGGAGGTGAGAGCCTTCGCTGAGGACACCGGGAATATCATGGGTACCACATGGCCTCCTCAGTCCTACACCTGCACCTTCTGCAGGCGGGAGTTCCGTTCCGCTCAGGCGCTCGGAGGACACATGAACGTGCATCGCCGCGACCGTGCCAGGCTCCGCCAGTCACCGCCAGTGCCTGacccatcttcatcatcatcttcctccTCTCCTTTCATCTTCCCTACTCAGGAATTCGTTGCAAGCGGTGGTCTATGCCTTTTCTACCCCTTCCCAACCCCTGGAGCTGTCTTTACACCGACACCCGCCAATGGCTGCTTGGAATCACCTTCAACTCAACTATCCATTGCTCCCTGTGCTCCTTCCATGACAAACAATGCAACTTCATCTAGCTCACCTTCCTTCAGTTACCCAAGCAAGGTAGAATCCAAAGTGCCCATTAACAATAACAGCAACGACAGCACCATCACCAACAACAACAGTGACAACAACAGCAAGAGCAAGAACTACAGCAACAACAACACCCACAACGATCCAGTTCCAGTCATTGAAGAGCTGGATCTAGAGCTTCGACTAGGGCAAAGGCCGCCACGTCACTAA
- the LOC131233762 gene encoding nuclear poly(A) polymerase 2-like codes for MVSEEDSTQSAMKQYGTTEPISLAGPTDGDNKRSLELENFMVECGLYERKEEAIKREEIISDITNIVKSWVKEVTRQKGYTNQTVEAANAILLTFGSYRLGVHSPGGDIDALCIGPHYVDREIDFFITLHGILACMEQVSQLQLIPDAYVPVMKFKFRGISIDLLYASISRMVVPQDLDISQASSILHNVDESTARSLNGCRVADQILKLVPNVENFQKTLRCLKFWAKKRGIYSNVSGFLGGVNLAILVARVCQLYPNAVPSMLVSRFFRVYTQWRWPNPVMLCAIEEDVELGFPVWDPRKNPRDRTHQMPIITPAYPCMNSSYNVSASTLRVMTEQFEKSNMICEDIELNKRHWSCLFRPFDFFRTYKNYLKVDVVASNSKDLIAWKGWVESRLRQLILKIERDTSGTLQCHPCPNDYSSKSKQCHCACYIGLKRKEGTRTEQVKPFDIRAAVEEFKELVYMCVMWRPGMDLNIAHIRRKQIHSHVVLPNYPNVSFDGVKREMISEDDSSMKKRICILLESQVYGKT; via the coding sequence ATGGTAAGTGAAGAGGATTCAACCCAATCAGCCATGAAACAATATGGAACAACGGAGCCCATCTCATTGGCGGGACCAACAGATGGAGATAATAAGAGAAGCttggaattagaaaatttcatGGTGGAGTGTGGTCTTtacgaaaggaaagaagaagccaTTAAGAGAGAAGAAATTATTTCTGATATCACTAATATAGTAAAATCATGGGTGAAGGAGGTGACACGTCAAAAAGGATACACAAATCAAACAGTTGAAGCTGCAAATGCCATCCTATTAACTTTCGGATCTTATCGATTGGGTGTTCACAGCCCTGGAGGAGACATTGATGCACTCTGCATTGGCCCACACTACGTTGATCGAGAAATAGATTTTTTCATTACATTGCATGGCATATTGGCTTGCATGGAGCAAGTGAGCCAACTTCAACTAATTCCAGATGCTTATGTACCAGTCATGAAATTCAAGTTCCGCGGCATATCCATCGATCTTCTCTATGCCAGTATCTCTCGCATGGTTGTCCCACAAGACCTTGACATCTCGCAAGCATCATCCATACTCCACAACGTCGATGAATCGACCGCTCGAAGTCTTAATGGTTGTAGGGTTGCTGATCAAATCCTCAAGCTGGTTCCGAATGTCGAGAATTTCCAAAAAACACTCCGATGCTTGAAGTTCTGGGCAAAGAAGAGAGGGATTTATTCGAACGTTTCTGGATTCCTAGGCGGTGTGAATTTGGCTATCTTAGTTGCACGTGTATGTCAGCTTTATCCCAATGCAGTGCCTAGCATGCTCGTCTCGCGATTTTTTAGGGTTTACACACAGTGGCGTTGGCCTAATCCTGTGATGTTGTGTGCGATAGAAGAAGACGTGGAGCTTGGATTTCCAGTGTGGGATCCACGTAAGAATCCTCGAGATCGAACTCATCAAATGCCAATTATCACACCCGCCTATCCATGCATGAATTCCAGTTATAATGTTTCGGCTAGCACCCTCCGAGTAATGACGGAGCAATTCGAGAAAAGTAATATGATTTGTGAGGATATCGAGCTGAATAAAAGACATTGGAGTTGTTTGTTCCGGCCCTTTGATTTCTTCAGAACATATAAGAACTATTTGAAAGTGGATGTCGTTGCTAGCAATAGCAAGGACTTGATTGCatggaagggatgggtggaatccCGACTAAGGCAACTGATTctgaagatagagagagatacaaGTGGGACATTACAATGCCATCCATGCCCCAATGACTACTCCAGTAAATCCAAACAATGTCATTGTGCATGTTATATTGGTTTGAAAAGGAAAGAAGGTACCCGAACAGAACAAGTCAAACCATTTGACATTCGCGCAGCCGTAGAGGAATTTAAAGAATTGGTATACATGTGCGTGATGTGGAGGCCTGGAATGGACTTGAATATAGCTCATATCCGTAGGAAGCAAATTCATTCTCATGTGGTTCTTCCTAATTACCCCAATGTCTCCTTTGATGGGGTGAAGAGAGAGATGATCAGCGAGGATGATTCAAGTATGAAGAAACGTATATGTATCTTATTAGAGAGCCAGGTATATGGAAAGACATAA